A window of the Thalassoglobus sp. JC818 genome harbors these coding sequences:
- a CDS encoding secretin N-terminal domain-containing protein, with product MSSVPKIFVMFVLAFSLVAEVDKYVLAQDDGDRRDENGSRRGDRGERGDRGGFGAPDGGGRGGFGGPGGGRGGFGGPGGGRTGRGGPGGRGGVFGEIQNEATRAEINLTDEQLQQLQEISESGGGREQFGELFGRMQNAESEDERNKIRDEMRQAMEAAREEQQEQMKKVLSEDQISRLNQIVLHREGTQALGRDDVQADLNFTDAQKEQMEQLNDEYRDARRELGFNASPEDREKLQKDFESKVQNLLTDQQKKQWEQKLGPPPTDAGGGRPSFSRGAPQTPQYRSRPAIIEEAPEGAVAVASFGGGSAEEASPSSEASPSSEGQGETRLSFNFRYAPWVDVLKLFAQESGLSLDLMDVPPGTFNYFDQGQYTPREALDVLNGYLLPKGYVLVYRDDFLVCLNIDGTIPPNLIPNVAPEELDTRGRNELLTVLFRLEGVDVNQIAAEVNEIKGPQGSVVGLPSTNSVLVTDIGSNLIRIRKMLDDVTATGGPDAMSFKSYQITNIAASEADQLLRGVLGLSTGVTNISEGRSRSSSQRPATDGPITIAVDGRQNLLMITATVRQHQMIDEALRTIDNAADPSKFSFESNKPFLRVYTVDNANSQEVVKTLDVLVPGVVVNEDGRNDKIHIVATPEQHQQVENLIRQMDGTGVASQQMVVYPLVKMDPLTAAATLRAMFLKDGEFAPTIEPDVYGRQLMIRGDQDQMMQVKNLLVQLGEDGTGTRERSSTDRVRTYSLSGRDPQEILPLIEQMWNRRTDSRIRVVNPQQRSIRDIRTPSEAQPIRESRQDDIPSARQPSPRDQEESRDSVRLTEPVKPEEIQPSTTESSDLIVAQLPEGSAEQNASEQYDEELLDLFDSYLDALDEETQDLEEDRSNPSTGSSSEETPSSAGVGSNESPAQQFPPQTPSQRPEMANTRPPADVNVTVSGDQLLLYSSDPEALDELEDLLESTINAIPPRTTWTVFTLQSADATETAMMLEELLPYSSVSASYSSSGMLGGITDSVSALGGGLANMTGLSSIASAGQTLRIIPDVRLNALFVSGPSGQVREVEEMLQVLDATEWPDSMRDKLTRLIPVEHADAQEVMTIVKDVYKVYIDPPRQQGGGNNPFAAMMGGGGRSGGGRGDSRDAEEAVPEMAVSVDTNTNQLAVWADESLFQEVKTLVESIDESARVANRTVRVVPLQNTSSAVVQTALGTLMPRVNVSSTGSRRPSSSDSSSNSGSSDSGPTQEQRDRIRAFMESRGGGSPFGGGRPSFGGGSSGRPSFFGGGGGDRGGDSGRGGRPSGGRGGR from the coding sequence GATGGTGATCGACGGGACGAAAACGGGTCCCGTCGTGGGGATCGAGGCGAACGTGGTGATCGTGGCGGTTTTGGCGCCCCAGATGGCGGTGGTCGTGGTGGATTTGGAGGCCCTGGCGGCGGTCGCGGCGGATTCGGAGGTCCCGGCGGTGGACGAACCGGACGTGGTGGTCCCGGGGGACGTGGAGGCGTTTTCGGAGAAATTCAGAACGAAGCGACTCGTGCTGAGATCAATCTGACCGACGAACAGCTGCAACAGCTTCAAGAAATTTCCGAGTCCGGTGGCGGCCGCGAGCAGTTCGGCGAACTCTTCGGAAGAATGCAAAACGCAGAATCCGAAGATGAACGCAACAAAATTCGCGACGAAATGCGTCAAGCCATGGAAGCTGCCCGCGAAGAGCAACAGGAGCAGATGAAAAAGGTCCTCTCTGAGGATCAGATCAGTCGATTGAATCAGATTGTTCTGCACCGCGAAGGAACACAAGCTCTCGGCCGGGATGACGTGCAAGCTGATCTCAACTTCACCGATGCTCAAAAAGAACAGATGGAACAACTCAATGACGAGTACCGTGACGCTCGTCGCGAGCTTGGGTTCAATGCGTCTCCTGAAGATCGTGAGAAACTCCAGAAAGACTTCGAATCGAAAGTCCAGAACCTTCTGACCGATCAACAGAAGAAGCAGTGGGAACAAAAACTCGGTCCTCCTCCGACTGATGCAGGCGGCGGTCGACCTTCATTCTCGCGAGGGGCTCCTCAAACTCCACAGTATCGATCACGACCAGCGATTATCGAAGAAGCACCGGAAGGGGCTGTCGCTGTCGCATCTTTCGGAGGGGGCAGTGCTGAGGAAGCGTCTCCATCGTCAGAAGCTTCACCTTCGAGCGAAGGACAAGGCGAAACACGCCTCTCCTTCAACTTCCGCTACGCTCCATGGGTCGATGTTCTCAAGCTGTTCGCTCAGGAATCCGGGTTATCTCTCGACCTGATGGACGTTCCTCCCGGAACGTTCAATTACTTCGATCAGGGGCAATACACTCCTCGTGAAGCTCTCGATGTTCTCAATGGATACCTTTTGCCGAAGGGTTATGTTCTCGTCTACCGCGACGACTTCCTCGTCTGTTTAAATATCGATGGGACGATTCCTCCCAACCTGATTCCAAACGTGGCACCTGAGGAACTCGACACTCGAGGACGTAACGAACTGCTGACAGTTCTGTTCCGGCTTGAAGGTGTCGATGTCAATCAAATCGCTGCCGAAGTCAACGAGATCAAAGGGCCTCAGGGTTCCGTCGTTGGTCTCCCCAGTACGAATTCGGTTCTCGTTACTGACATCGGAAGCAACCTGATTCGGATTCGCAAAATGCTGGACGACGTCACAGCAACTGGCGGACCGGATGCGATGTCGTTCAAGTCCTATCAGATCACCAACATCGCTGCGTCCGAAGCGGATCAGCTGTTGAGAGGAGTCTTGGGATTGTCAACGGGAGTGACGAACATCAGCGAGGGACGCTCACGGAGCAGTTCCCAGCGACCCGCTACAGATGGGCCGATTACGATTGCAGTCGACGGTCGTCAAAACCTTTTGATGATTACCGCCACTGTCCGTCAGCATCAGATGATCGACGAAGCACTGAGGACGATCGATAATGCAGCAGATCCGAGCAAGTTCTCCTTTGAGAGCAACAAGCCATTCCTGCGAGTTTACACCGTCGACAATGCCAATTCGCAAGAGGTTGTCAAGACTCTTGATGTGCTCGTGCCCGGAGTTGTCGTCAACGAAGATGGACGAAATGACAAGATCCATATCGTCGCCACTCCGGAACAACATCAGCAGGTCGAAAACTTGATCCGCCAGATGGACGGAACCGGTGTCGCTTCGCAGCAAATGGTTGTCTATCCACTCGTCAAGATGGACCCACTGACCGCTGCCGCAACGCTTCGGGCAATGTTCCTGAAAGATGGAGAATTCGCTCCGACAATTGAGCCGGATGTCTACGGTCGTCAACTGATGATTCGTGGCGATCAGGACCAGATGATGCAGGTCAAGAATCTGCTTGTGCAACTTGGCGAAGACGGAACCGGCACGCGAGAACGTTCAAGCACCGACCGTGTGCGAACCTATTCTCTCAGCGGACGTGATCCACAAGAGATTCTGCCGTTGATCGAACAGATGTGGAACCGACGAACAGATTCGAGAATTCGTGTCGTCAATCCACAGCAGCGATCGATTCGAGACATTCGAACTCCTTCCGAAGCACAACCGATTCGCGAATCACGACAAGACGACATTCCGTCTGCTCGCCAACCCTCACCACGCGATCAGGAAGAGTCTCGGGATTCTGTTCGACTTACAGAACCAGTGAAGCCCGAAGAAATACAACCTTCGACGACTGAGTCGTCAGATTTGATTGTCGCGCAGCTTCCGGAAGGTTCCGCTGAGCAGAACGCATCGGAGCAGTATGACGAAGAGCTGTTGGACCTGTTTGACAGCTATCTCGATGCTCTCGATGAAGAGACCCAAGACCTGGAAGAGGATCGATCGAACCCAAGCACGGGATCATCAAGTGAGGAAACTCCGAGCAGCGCAGGCGTTGGTTCGAATGAATCACCAGCTCAACAATTTCCTCCTCAAACTCCGTCACAGCGTCCCGAAATGGCAAACACACGTCCGCCAGCTGACGTAAACGTCACTGTGAGCGGTGATCAGTTGTTGCTCTATTCTTCCGATCCAGAAGCACTCGATGAACTTGAAGATTTGCTTGAATCGACAATCAATGCCATTCCGCCTCGGACAACCTGGACTGTTTTCACATTGCAGTCAGCAGACGCGACTGAGACTGCGATGATGCTCGAAGAACTGCTGCCCTATAGCAGTGTCAGTGCTTCGTACTCATCGTCCGGCATGCTCGGCGGAATCACGGACAGTGTTTCCGCGCTTGGGGGAGGTCTGGCGAACATGACCGGGCTGAGCTCCATCGCCAGTGCGGGACAGACTCTCAGAATCATTCCCGATGTTCGGCTGAACGCGTTGTTTGTGTCTGGACCTTCTGGACAGGTGCGTGAAGTTGAAGAGATGCTTCAGGTCCTCGATGCAACAGAATGGCCCGACAGCATGCGGGATAAACTCACACGTCTGATCCCCGTTGAACACGCTGATGCTCAGGAAGTCATGACGATTGTGAAAGACGTCTACAAGGTCTACATCGATCCACCTCGACAGCAGGGAGGCGGAAACAATCCGTTCGCTGCCATGATGGGCGGTGGAGGACGAAGTGGTGGAGGTCGTGGCGACTCTCGAGACGCAGAAGAAGCTGTCCCAGAAATGGCTGTCAGTGTTGACACGAACACTAATCAATTGGCTGTCTGGGCGGATGAATCACTCTTCCAGGAAGTCAAAACACTCGTCGAGTCGATCGATGAATCGGCCCGCGTGGCAAACCGCACGGTTCGCGTTGTTCCACTCCAGAATACAAGTTCGGCAGTCGTTCAAACGGCTCTCGGAACGCTCATGCCTCGCGTAAATGTGAGCAGCACCGGATCGCGAAGACCTTCCAGTTCAGATTCGAGTTCCAACTCAGGATCTTCGGACTCAGGACCAACGCAGGAACAGCGAGATCGAATTCGAGCATTCATGGAATCACGAGGCGGTGGTTCCCCGTTCGGTGGAGGACGTCCTTCGTTTGGTGGTGGCAGCAGCGGCCGTCCGTCATTCTTCGGTGGCGGCGGTGGTGATCGCGGTGGAGACTCTGGCCGGGGTGGACGACCTAGCGGAGGTCGCGGAGGGCGATAA
- a CDS encoding ATPase, T2SS/T4P/T4SS family yields MNIGSLLVDQGLVTDQQLQMAHDHDAKRRVDRVLIEMGIIREDETLQLLADQLGMEFMDLKEYAVDRDLLNSFPTTAIFRHEAMPLARENGHVQVAVSDPFNLESIDELSALGRCRIEPVLACRDEILELIKRNLGVGGDTINQMVAQRNESEVDLLDEIPEGMGELAESAQAPSVIRLVNELLIEALEQRASDVHLEPHEGGLTIRFRVDGMLRIEPVPPEINHFASAIVTRLKIMSRLNIAEKRLPQDGRINVRVQGREIDVRVSIIPMLHGEGVVLRLLDKERMVFNLRGVGMPENVYNQFHELISLPHGIILVTGPTGSGKTTTLYSALNEIKSPSTKIITVEDPVEYQLPGISQIQVHSKIGLTFAAGLRSILRHDPDVVLIGEIRDGETATSAIQASLTGHLVFSTLHTNDAPSSFTRLVDMGVEPYLVASTVEGILAQRLVRKLCARCKRPVKPDPSMLPEDFPKPDIETLYEPVGCRDCRDIGFTGRSGVYELLKNDSKIKQLCIEQASAGVVREYGLKHGMLTLRQSGYQRMIDGVTTLEEVVRITRGDH; encoded by the coding sequence ATGAACATCGGATCTCTACTTGTCGATCAAGGTCTCGTTACGGACCAGCAACTGCAGATGGCGCACGACCACGACGCCAAACGGCGGGTCGATCGCGTTCTGATCGAAATGGGGATCATCCGCGAAGACGAAACGCTGCAGCTCCTTGCCGATCAGCTCGGGATGGAGTTCATGGACTTGAAAGAGTACGCAGTCGACCGGGATCTTCTAAATTCCTTCCCGACCACAGCAATCTTTCGTCATGAGGCGATGCCGCTGGCTCGCGAGAATGGGCATGTTCAAGTCGCCGTCAGTGATCCGTTCAATCTGGAATCAATCGACGAGTTGAGCGCTCTGGGCCGGTGCCGGATTGAACCTGTGCTGGCGTGTCGCGATGAAATTCTGGAGTTGATCAAGCGCAACCTCGGAGTGGGCGGAGACACCATCAATCAGATGGTCGCGCAACGAAACGAGTCTGAGGTGGATCTCCTCGACGAGATTCCCGAAGGCATGGGGGAGTTGGCGGAATCCGCACAAGCTCCTTCGGTCATTCGGCTCGTGAACGAATTGCTCATTGAAGCTTTGGAGCAGAGGGCGAGTGATGTCCATCTCGAACCGCATGAAGGCGGGCTCACGATCCGCTTTCGCGTCGACGGCATGTTGCGAATCGAGCCTGTTCCGCCAGAGATTAATCACTTCGCATCGGCGATCGTGACGCGTCTGAAAATCATGTCGCGGCTGAACATCGCAGAGAAGCGGCTCCCTCAGGACGGTCGAATCAACGTCCGGGTCCAAGGCCGTGAAATCGACGTTCGTGTTTCGATCATTCCGATGCTCCACGGTGAAGGCGTGGTCTTGCGTTTGCTTGATAAGGAACGCATGGTCTTCAATCTGCGTGGCGTGGGGATGCCCGAGAACGTTTACAATCAGTTTCATGAACTGATTTCGCTCCCGCACGGGATTATTCTGGTGACCGGGCCAACGGGAAGCGGAAAAACGACGACGCTCTACAGTGCGTTGAATGAGATCAAAAGTCCCAGCACGAAGATCATTACAGTTGAAGACCCGGTTGAATATCAGCTCCCGGGGATCAGCCAGATTCAGGTGCATAGCAAGATCGGCTTAACTTTTGCCGCCGGGCTGCGAAGTATTTTGCGACACGACCCTGATGTGGTGCTGATCGGGGAAATTCGAGACGGTGAAACTGCCACCAGTGCGATTCAAGCCTCTCTGACGGGTCACCTGGTGTTCAGCACGCTGCACACGAATGATGCTCCAAGTTCGTTTACTCGACTCGTCGATATGGGCGTCGAACCGTATCTCGTGGCGAGTACTGTGGAAGGAATTCTGGCCCAGCGGCTTGTTCGTAAACTCTGTGCTCGTTGTAAACGACCGGTGAAACCCGATCCGAGCATGTTGCCCGAAGACTTCCCGAAACCCGATATCGAAACACTCTACGAACCGGTGGGGTGCCGCGACTGTCGAGATATCGGGTTCACAGGTCGAAGCGGAGTTTATGAGTTGTTGAAGAACGACTCAAAGATCAAACAACTCTGCATCGAACAGGCAAGTGCGGGCGTGGTCCGCGAATACGGCTTGAAGCACGGAATGCTGACGCTTCGGCAATCCGGCTATCAACGAATGATCGACGGAGTGACAACTCTTGAAGAAGTCGTTCGAATCACCCGCGGCGATCATTAA
- a CDS encoding pitrilysin family protein, with the protein MKFHSKTLPNGLQIIAEINPDAQSAAIGFLVKTGARDEQIADSGVSHFLEHMAFKGDSQYSAEDVNRIFDEVGASYNASTSEELTFYYAAILPEYLDRTFDLLARLMRPSLREEDFDMEKQVILEEIGMYEDLPGFAVYDQSMSSHFSGHPLGQSILGSSESITNLTVEQMRNYHEQRYGAANLILAATGNLDWTQFTSLVDQYCRDWQSGTPGRTVVEAKPETQVQWIPKPGMNQEHVMQMSPAPPADSNMRFAAEIISTIVGDESSGRLYWDLVETGLAETAELSYNDYDGSGAWAIYLCCEPDQTRSNLDRILQTITDINEHGPTPDELEQARNKVASRIVLSSERPMGRLVSLGGNWLYRGVYRSVTDDLKDIQELTLEDVRELLNRYPIGQVTTVGLGPVES; encoded by the coding sequence ATGAAATTTCACAGTAAGACGCTTCCCAACGGCCTGCAGATCATTGCTGAAATCAATCCCGATGCACAAAGCGCAGCGATTGGTTTTCTCGTCAAAACCGGGGCGCGAGATGAACAGATCGCAGACTCCGGCGTCAGCCATTTTCTGGAACACATGGCTTTCAAAGGTGATTCGCAGTATTCCGCCGAAGATGTCAATCGCATCTTTGACGAAGTCGGAGCAAGCTACAACGCGTCCACCAGCGAAGAACTGACCTTCTACTACGCTGCGATCCTGCCAGAGTACCTCGATCGCACATTTGATCTCCTCGCACGTCTCATGCGGCCCAGCCTGCGAGAAGAAGACTTCGATATGGAGAAGCAGGTTATCCTCGAAGAGATCGGGATGTACGAAGATCTTCCCGGATTCGCTGTCTATGATCAGTCGATGTCATCTCATTTTTCGGGACACCCGCTCGGACAAAGCATTCTCGGTTCCAGTGAGAGCATCACCAATCTCACTGTCGAGCAAATGCGAAACTATCACGAACAGCGATACGGAGCCGCCAATTTGATTCTGGCAGCGACCGGCAATCTCGACTGGACGCAATTTACAAGCCTCGTCGATCAGTACTGCCGGGACTGGCAATCGGGAACGCCCGGACGGACCGTTGTCGAAGCCAAGCCGGAAACGCAGGTCCAGTGGATTCCTAAACCCGGAATGAATCAAGAGCATGTCATGCAGATGTCCCCTGCCCCGCCGGCGGACAGCAACATGCGATTCGCTGCGGAGATCATCTCGACAATTGTCGGGGATGAGTCTTCAGGAAGACTGTACTGGGATCTGGTCGAAACCGGTTTGGCAGAGACAGCTGAACTCTCCTACAACGACTACGACGGAAGCGGAGCCTGGGCGATTTATCTCTGCTGTGAACCGGATCAGACTCGATCGAATCTCGACCGCATTCTCCAGACGATCACAGACATCAACGAGCACGGTCCAACTCCAGACGAACTCGAGCAGGCCCGCAACAAAGTCGCCTCCCGGATTGTTCTTTCGAGTGAACGTCCAATGGGACGACTGGTTTCCCTCGGCGGAAACTGGCTCTATCGGGGCGTCTACAGAAGTGTGACAGACGACCTGAAAGACATTCAGGAGCTCACGCTCGAAGACGTTCGGGAACTTCTCAACCGGTACCCAATCGGTCAAGTGACAACCGTTGGTCTCGGTCCCGTCGAGAGTTGA
- a CDS encoding DUF1559 domain-containing protein — MSLPRQLNLNGLVLAICAMGIAVGWTYAQRAGGSVSPENLLPYQSIIFARSNGSALTSESFKQTACYKAFFESGLMNKIEEAFDSLPGSIPNEEQIDEAIAHIEENGFSLGITVGPTMQPWGVVVVHDWAEGASILSQFIEMIPEADLDFQQVEQRGRSITMAMIPDTPVELGWWEEQGHLMFAIGLDAIRSAIAVADGEQPNILENPLYEKYVTSDQDFTSTSLGWFDFEPLREMFGRMPIPLPNQQLTINEILEILGLDNFDHAVANSGYKGEAMWSEQHVEISGEPSGLMKLLMQKPFTLQDLPPIPVGQTSLVAASFDLADAYDTAWMMIDKVAEIAPPGEMDSFYEDYADLQQELGFEIRDLLAAIGNIHCLYSDANQGLFGLGGAVLMSVNDAPQLRENLKKLADRAAIESRGKFSTVDVEKRGRTLTILRFHEAPFLTPSFCIEDEWVAIGLVPQAVESFLMRLDGDLPSWSPSAEQASALAEVPTEITSLSIIDPRDTYRLIMGFAPMLVGVAELGIRESGAFDPDFQLPISPADIPPSETLLEALFPNVTVTTVNETGWQGYVRESMPGIPFLGGGNAGTTVATSAVLVALLLPAVQQAREAARRTQSRNNLRQIGLGMHNYHDTHGGFPQGTIPNEDLKVEERLSWLVSILPFVDQFGLYDDFDLESKWNSEENEFLVDIPIQVYVMPGEEGWQDGYGTTSYVGMAGVGEDGPNLPVNSPRAGIFAYNRQTRIRDIHDGTSNTIAVGETTKAEPWAAGGQPTIRPLDRQPYINGGNGFGSHFNGGAQFLFADGSVRFISENIDPDVMEALSTIRGGEVVGDF, encoded by the coding sequence ATGTCATTGCCTCGTCAACTGAACCTGAACGGGCTGGTTCTTGCAATCTGTGCGATGGGTATCGCCGTCGGTTGGACATATGCCCAGCGGGCTGGCGGAAGTGTTTCACCTGAGAACCTCCTTCCATACCAATCGATCATCTTCGCCCGCTCGAACGGGTCAGCACTCACGAGCGAAAGTTTCAAGCAAACCGCTTGTTACAAAGCGTTCTTCGAATCCGGTCTGATGAACAAGATCGAAGAAGCGTTTGATTCCCTGCCCGGGAGCATCCCCAACGAAGAGCAAATCGACGAGGCCATTGCTCACATTGAAGAGAACGGCTTCTCACTCGGAATCACGGTTGGGCCGACAATGCAACCCTGGGGAGTTGTCGTGGTTCACGACTGGGCAGAAGGAGCTTCCATTCTCTCCCAGTTCATCGAAATGATCCCGGAGGCGGATCTCGATTTCCAGCAGGTCGAACAGCGTGGACGATCGATCACGATGGCCATGATTCCTGACACTCCTGTCGAACTGGGATGGTGGGAAGAACAGGGACACCTGATGTTCGCTATCGGCCTTGATGCGATTCGATCGGCAATTGCCGTCGCTGACGGCGAACAGCCAAACATTCTGGAAAATCCGCTCTACGAGAAATACGTCACGTCCGACCAGGACTTTACTAGTACATCACTTGGCTGGTTCGACTTCGAACCTCTTCGTGAGATGTTCGGTCGCATGCCAATTCCATTGCCAAATCAGCAACTGACCATCAATGAAATTCTCGAAATCCTCGGGCTCGACAACTTCGACCACGCGGTCGCCAACAGCGGCTACAAAGGTGAAGCAATGTGGAGTGAACAGCATGTCGAGATTTCTGGAGAACCATCAGGGCTGATGAAGCTTCTGATGCAAAAGCCTTTCACGCTTCAAGACCTTCCACCGATTCCAGTCGGTCAAACCAGCCTGGTCGCTGCCAGCTTTGACCTCGCCGATGCCTACGACACCGCCTGGATGATGATCGACAAAGTTGCTGAGATCGCTCCTCCGGGGGAAATGGATTCCTTCTACGAGGACTATGCCGATCTTCAACAAGAACTCGGCTTCGAGATTCGAGATCTCCTGGCTGCCATCGGCAACATTCACTGTCTGTATTCAGACGCGAACCAAGGACTGTTCGGACTTGGCGGAGCAGTCCTGATGAGTGTCAACGATGCTCCACAGCTGCGAGAGAACCTGAAAAAGTTGGCCGACAGAGCAGCGATCGAATCTCGCGGAAAATTCTCGACCGTCGACGTCGAAAAACGCGGGCGAACGCTGACGATTCTCAGATTCCACGAAGCCCCTTTCCTGACACCATCGTTCTGCATTGAGGACGAATGGGTCGCGATCGGCCTTGTCCCGCAAGCTGTGGAATCGTTCCTGATGCGTCTCGATGGTGACCTTCCCAGCTGGTCTCCTTCCGCCGAACAAGCTTCCGCACTGGCCGAAGTTCCAACCGAAATCACATCACTCAGCATCATCGACCCGCGCGACACCTATCGGTTGATCATGGGCTTTGCTCCGATGCTTGTCGGTGTCGCGGAATTAGGGATTCGAGAGTCGGGAGCCTTCGACCCCGATTTTCAGCTCCCAATTTCGCCAGCAGATATTCCTCCCAGCGAGACGTTGCTCGAAGCTCTCTTCCCGAACGTGACCGTCACCACGGTTAACGAGACCGGCTGGCAGGGCTACGTCCGCGAATCCATGCCCGGAATCCCATTCCTTGGCGGCGGAAACGCAGGGACAACAGTGGCGACTTCTGCTGTGCTGGTGGCACTCCTCCTTCCAGCAGTTCAACAGGCCCGCGAAGCAGCCAGACGAACTCAGTCGAGGAACAATCTGAGACAGATTGGTCTGGGAATGCACAACTATCACGACACCCATGGCGGCTTCCCACAAGGGACCATTCCAAACGAAGATCTTAAAGTCGAAGAACGCCTCAGCTGGCTGGTTTCGATTCTGCCCTTCGTTGATCAATTTGGCCTGTACGATGACTTCGATCTCGAATCGAAATGGAACTCTGAAGAGAACGAATTCCTTGTCGACATCCCGATCCAAGTCTATGTGATGCCCGGTGAGGAAGGCTGGCAAGACGGCTACGGCACGACATCCTACGTCGGCATGGCGGGAGTCGGAGAAGATGGCCCCAATCTTCCGGTAAACAGCCCACGAGCTGGTATTTTCGCCTACAACCGACAGACTCGGATTCGTGACATTCACGACGGAACCTCAAACACGATCGCTGTCGGTGAAACGACTAAAGCGGAACCTTGGGCAGCGGGCGGCCAACCGACGATTCGCCCCTTGGACCGCCAGCCGTATATCAACGGAGGAAATGGATTCGGAAGCCACTTCAACGGCGGAGCCCAATTCCTCTTCGCAGACGGATCTGTGCGATTCATCAGCGAAAACATCGATCCTGATGTCATGGAAGCGCTCTCAACGATTCGCGGCGGCGAAGTCGTCGGCGATTTTTAG
- the folK gene encoding 2-amino-4-hydroxy-6-hydroxymethyldihydropteridine diphosphokinase, translating into MSSESISSHHPSVTTIVGLGGNLGNVAETFDLALKHLDEHREVSLVQTSPLYTTTPVGSNAGSGYVNAAATIETTLAPEEFLSVLQETETLCHRKRDVRWGPRTLDLDLIAYGDQCISTERLIVPHPACFYRRFVLDPVIDIAPDWRHPIIGLTARELHLRLKPRPLKIGISCDPAVIESLDQFIDDEVVELVAADDPNAVVILASAEYWVDSQTTVLIETETEGEKQIAKILEQVGHDERESRIGQQVHFILQILVAVTDSPTKIP; encoded by the coding sequence ATGTCTTCCGAATCCATATCTTCTCATCATCCCTCGGTCACGACAATCGTCGGCTTGGGAGGGAATCTCGGGAATGTCGCGGAAACCTTCGACCTCGCTTTGAAACATCTCGATGAGCATCGCGAAGTCAGTCTCGTCCAAACGAGCCCTCTCTACACGACGACTCCCGTCGGATCGAATGCGGGATCGGGATACGTCAACGCAGCGGCCACGATCGAGACGACACTCGCACCGGAAGAATTTCTGAGCGTCCTGCAAGAGACCGAGACGCTTTGCCACCGCAAAAGAGATGTTCGCTGGGGGCCACGCACTCTTGACCTCGATCTGATCGCGTACGGGGATCAATGTATCTCGACGGAACGTCTCATCGTTCCCCATCCAGCCTGTTTTTACCGACGGTTCGTTCTCGATCCCGTCATCGACATCGCTCCCGACTGGCGACATCCCATCATCGGCCTGACTGCTCGAGAACTTCATCTCAGACTGAAACCTCGACCTCTGAAAATCGGAATATCGTGCGACCCCGCCGTCATCGAATCACTCGATCAGTTCATCGACGACGAAGTCGTCGAACTCGTCGCTGCGGATGATCCAAACGCAGTAGTCATACTGGCGAGTGCTGAGTACTGGGTCGACTCACAGACAACGGTCTTGATCGAAACGGAAACCGAAGGAGAGAAGCAGATTGCCAAAATCCTCGAACAGGTCGGTCACGACGAAAGAGAGAGTCGAATCGGGCAGCAGGTTCACTTCATTCTTCAAATCCTCGTCGCCGTCACGGATTCACCGACGAAGATTCCTTGA